Proteins from a single region of Bos javanicus breed banteng chromosome 25, ARS-OSU_banteng_1.0, whole genome shotgun sequence:
- the MYL11 gene encoding myosin regulatory light chain 11: MAPKKAKRRAAAEGGSSSVFSMFDQTQIQEFKEAFTVIDQNRDGIIDKEDLRDTFAAMGRLNVKNEELDAMMKEASGPINFTVFLNMFGEKLKGADPEDVITGAFKVLDPEGKGTIKKKFLEELLTTQCDRFSQEEIKNMWAAFPPDVGGNVDYKNICYVITHGDAKDQE, from the exons ATG GCACCCAAGAAGGCCAAGAGAAGGGCAGCGGCAGAGGGCGGAAGCTCCAGTGTCTTCTCCATGTTTGATCAGACCCAAATCCAGGAGTTCAAGGAG GCCTTCACAGTAATTGACCAGAACCGGGATGGCATTATTGACAAGGAAGACCTGCGGGACACTTTTGCAGCCATGG GGCGTCTCAATGTGAAGAATGAGGAGCTAGACGCCATGATGAAGGAAGCCAGTGGGCCCATCAACTTCACTGTCTTCCTGAACATGTTTGGGGAGAAGCTCAAAG GTGCCGACCCTGAGGATGTGATCACTGGAGCCTTCAAGGTCTTAGACCCTGAGGGAAAAGGCACCATCAAGAAAAAATT CCTGGAGGAGCTGCTGACCACTCAGTGTGACCGCTTCTCCCAGGAAGAG ATCAAGAACATGTGGGCTGCCTTCCCCCCCGACGTGGGCGGCAACGTAGACTACAAGAACATCTGCTACGTCATCACGCATGGTGACGCCAAGGACCAGGAGTAG
- the SEPTIN1 gene encoding septin-1, protein MVAGESGLGKSTLINSLFLTNLYEDRQIPEASARLTQTLTIERRGVEIEEGGIKVKLTVVDTPGFGDSVDCSDCWLPVVRFIEEQFEQYLRDESGLNRKNIQDSRVHCCLYFISPFGRGLRPLDVAFLRAVHEKVNIIPVIGKADALMPKETQALKQKIREQLKEEEINIYQFPECDSDEDEDFKRQDAEMKESIPFAVVGSCEVVRDGGPRPVRGRHYSWGTVEVENPHHCDFLNLRRMLVQTHLQDLKEVTHDLLYEGYRARCLQSLARPGARDRASRSKLSRQSATEIPLPMLPLADTEKLIREKDEELRRMQEMLEKMQAQMQLSQAQGEQSDAL, encoded by the exons ATGGTGGCAG gggagtcaggcctgggAAAATCTACCCTCATCAACAGCCTATTTCTCACCAACCTCTATGAGGATCGGCAAATACCAGAAGCCAGTG CTCGCTTGACGCAAACGCTGACCATCGAGCGCCGGGGCGTGGAGATCGAGGAGGGGGGTATTAAGGTGAAGCTGACTGTGGTGGACACACCTGGCTTTGGGGACTCAGTGGACTGTTCAGACTG cTGGCTACCTGTGGTGCGCTTCATCGAGGAGCAGTTTGAGCAGTATCTTCGGGATGAGAGTGGCCTGAACCGGAAGAACATCCAGGATTCCCGTGTCCACTGCTGCCTCTATTTCATCTCACCCTTTGGCCGGGG GCTCCGTCCCCTAGATGTGGCCTTCCTCCGGGCAGTGCACGAGAAGGTAAACATCATCCCAGTCATTGGCAAAGCAGATGCCCTGATGCCAAAGGAAACACAGGCCCTCAAACAGAAG ATCCGGGAACAGTTGAAGGAGGAAGAGATCAATATCTACCAGTTCCCTGAATGTGACTCTGATGAGGATGAAGACTTCAAGAGGCAGGATGCGGAGATGAAG GAAAGCATCCCTTTTGCCGTCGTCGGTTCCTGCGAAGTAGTGCGGGACGGCGGGCCCCGACCGGTGAGGGGACGCCACTACTCCTGGGGCACTGTAGAGG TGGAGAACCCACATCACTGCGATTTCCTGAACCTGCGACGGATGCTCGTGCAGACACACCTGCAGGACCTGAAGGAGGTGACACACGACCTGCTCTACGAGGGCTACCGGGCCCGCTGCCTACAgagcctggcccggcccggggcgcGGGATCGAGCCAGCCGGAG TAAGCTTTCCCGCCAAAGCGCCACAGAGATCCCGCTGCCCATGCTGCCTCTGGCAGACACGGAAAAGTTGATTCGCGAGAAAGACGAAGAG CTTCGCCGCATGCAAgagatgttggagaagatgcagGCCCAGATGCAGCTAAGCCAGGCTCAAGGCGAGCAGTCGGACGCTCTCTGA
- the ZNF48 gene encoding zinc finger protein 48 isoform X1, giving the protein MERAVGPWGSDLRGSEEREQLRGARTGEGRSGAPPWAGLGSEHAEISQPDEFEHAPQEDDLEFKEEEDLAPGHEVGNASLKPEGIQTWDDLWVQREGPGKPQARDRGPRLLGEPRWGQASDRAAVCGECGKSFRQMSDLVKHQRTHTGEKPYKCGVCGKGFGDSSARIKHQRTHSGEKPYRARAPAQGPPKIPRSRIPAGERPTICGECGKSFRQSSDLVKHQRTHTGEKPYKCGICGKGFGDSSARIKHQRTHRGEQPPRPVVPRRQPSRAATAAAQGPKAQDKPYICTDCGKRFVLSCSLLSHQRSHLGPKPFGCDVCGKEFARGSDLVKHLRVHTGEKPYLCPECGKGFADSSARVKHLRTHSGERPHACPECDRTFSLSSTLLRHRLTHMEPQDFSFPGYPLAPLIPSPPPSSSPPPPPLGTSPPLTPRSPSHSGDGPFGLPGLEPEPGGPQAGEPPPPLEGDKPHKCPECGKGFRRSSDLVKHHRVHTGEKPYLCPECGKGFADSSARVKHLRTHRGERARPPPPSTLLRPHNPPGPAPTAPRSRVRAQPSGPSQPHVCGFCGKEFPRSSDLVKHRRTHTGEKPYKCAECGKGFGDSSARIKHQRGHLILRPFGTGDGRARPLKEEPPMGLE; this is encoded by the exons ATGGAGCGCGCGGTGGGGCCCTGGGGTTCGGATCTCCGTGGCTCAGAGGAGAGAGAGCAGCTGAGAGGCGCCCGCACAGGTGAGGGCCGAAGCGGTGCACCTCCATGGGCAG gTCTAGGGAGTGAGCATGCGGAGATTTCTCAGCCAGATGAGTTTGAACATGCCCCACAGGAGGATGACTTGGAGTTCAAGGAAGAGGAAGATTTGGCCCCAGGTCATGAAGTAGGAAATGCCTCTCTCAAACCTGAAGGCATTCAGACTTGGGATGACCTGTGGGTCCAGAGGGAGGGGCCTGGAAAACCTCAGGCTCGGGACAGAGGCCCTCGGCTCCTAGGAGAACCACGCTGGGGCCAGGCTAGTGATCGGGCTGCTGTATGTGGCGAGTGTGGCAAGAGCTTTCGGCAGATGTCAGATCTGGTGAAACACCAGCGAACCCACACCGGGGAGAAGCCCTACAAGTGCGGGGTCTGTGGCAAGGGCTTTGGGGACAGCTCTGCCCGGATCAAACACCAACGAACTCATAGTGGTGAAAAGCCCTACAGAGCCCGGGCGCCAGCCCAGGGGCCCCCAAAGATTCCTCGGTCCAGGATCCCAGCTGGCGAGCGCCCCACTATCTGCGGTGAATGTGGCAAGAGCTTCCGGCAGAGTTCGGACCTGGTGAAACACCAGCGGACACACACGGGCGAGAAGCCGTACAAGTGCGGCATCTGTGGCAAGGGCTTTGGCGACAGTTCTGCCCGCATAAAGCACCAGCGGACACACCGAGGGGAGCAGCCCCCCCGGCCCGTGGTGCCCCGGCGGCAGCCATCTCGAGCTGCCACGGCAGCCGCCCAGGGACCTAAGGCCCAGGACAAGCCATACATCTGCACCGATTGTGGCAAAAGATTTGTGCTCAGCTGCAGCCTCCTGAGCCACCAACGCAGTCACCTGGGGCCCAAGCCCTTCGGCTGCGATGTGTGTGGAAAGGAGTTTGCCCGGGGCTCAGATCTGGTGAAGCATCTGCGAGTGCACACGGGAGAGAAGCCCTACCTCTGCCCCGAGTGTGGCAAGGGCTTCGCTGACAGCTCTGCGCGGGTCAAGCACCTCCGCACCCACAGTGGCGAAAGGCCTCACGCCTGTCCCGAGTGTGACCGTACCTTCAGCCTCAGCTCCACCCTCCTCCGCCACCGCCTCACTCACATGGAGCCCCAGGACTTCAGCTTCCCAGGCTACCCTCTGGCCCCCCTgatccccagcccaccccccagcTCCAGCCCGCCCCCACCTCCTCTAGGCACCAGCCCCCCGCTGACGCCTCGAAGCCCTTCACACTCAGGAGATGGCCCTTTTGGCCTGCCTGGCTTGGAGCCGGAGCCCGGGGGCCCACAGGCTGGAGAGCCGCCACCACCACTGGAGGGTGACAAGCCCCACAAGTGCCCTGAGTGTGGCAAGGGCTTCCGCCGGAGCTCGGACCTGGTGAAACACCATCGTGTACACACGGGGGAAAAACCCTACCTCTGCCCAGAATGCGGCAAAGGTTTTGCCGACAGCTCAGCCCGAGTCAAGCACCTCCGCACCCATCGTGGGGAACGGGCTaggccaccaccaccatccactCTCCTGAGGCCACATAACCCCCCTGGCCCAGCACCCACTGCCCCTCGATCACGAGTCCGGGCTCAGCCCTCTGGACCCAGCCAGCCCCATGTGTGCGGCTTCTGCGGGAAGGAGTTTCCCCGGAGCTCAGACCTGGTCAAACACAGGCGCACACACACTGGGGAGAAGCCATACAAGTGTGCAGAGTGTGGCAAGGGCTTTGGTGACAGTTCTGCCCGTATCAAGCACCAGCGTGGGCACCTGATCCTGAGGCCCTTTGGAACAGGAGATGGTCGGGCAAGGCCCCTCAAAGAGGAGCCACCAATGGGACTGGAATGA
- the ZNF48 gene encoding zinc finger protein 48 isoform X2, which produces MERAVGPWGSDLRGSEEREQLRGARTGLGSEHAEISQPDEFEHAPQEDDLEFKEEEDLAPGHEVGNASLKPEGIQTWDDLWVQREGPGKPQARDRGPRLLGEPRWGQASDRAAVCGECGKSFRQMSDLVKHQRTHTGEKPYKCGVCGKGFGDSSARIKHQRTHSGEKPYRARAPAQGPPKIPRSRIPAGERPTICGECGKSFRQSSDLVKHQRTHTGEKPYKCGICGKGFGDSSARIKHQRTHRGEQPPRPVVPRRQPSRAATAAAQGPKAQDKPYICTDCGKRFVLSCSLLSHQRSHLGPKPFGCDVCGKEFARGSDLVKHLRVHTGEKPYLCPECGKGFADSSARVKHLRTHSGERPHACPECDRTFSLSSTLLRHRLTHMEPQDFSFPGYPLAPLIPSPPPSSSPPPPPLGTSPPLTPRSPSHSGDGPFGLPGLEPEPGGPQAGEPPPPLEGDKPHKCPECGKGFRRSSDLVKHHRVHTGEKPYLCPECGKGFADSSARVKHLRTHRGERARPPPPSTLLRPHNPPGPAPTAPRSRVRAQPSGPSQPHVCGFCGKEFPRSSDLVKHRRTHTGEKPYKCAECGKGFGDSSARIKHQRGHLILRPFGTGDGRARPLKEEPPMGLE; this is translated from the exons ATGGAGCGCGCGGTGGGGCCCTGGGGTTCGGATCTCCGTGGCTCAGAGGAGAGAGAGCAGCTGAGAGGCGCCCGCACAG gTCTAGGGAGTGAGCATGCGGAGATTTCTCAGCCAGATGAGTTTGAACATGCCCCACAGGAGGATGACTTGGAGTTCAAGGAAGAGGAAGATTTGGCCCCAGGTCATGAAGTAGGAAATGCCTCTCTCAAACCTGAAGGCATTCAGACTTGGGATGACCTGTGGGTCCAGAGGGAGGGGCCTGGAAAACCTCAGGCTCGGGACAGAGGCCCTCGGCTCCTAGGAGAACCACGCTGGGGCCAGGCTAGTGATCGGGCTGCTGTATGTGGCGAGTGTGGCAAGAGCTTTCGGCAGATGTCAGATCTGGTGAAACACCAGCGAACCCACACCGGGGAGAAGCCCTACAAGTGCGGGGTCTGTGGCAAGGGCTTTGGGGACAGCTCTGCCCGGATCAAACACCAACGAACTCATAGTGGTGAAAAGCCCTACAGAGCCCGGGCGCCAGCCCAGGGGCCCCCAAAGATTCCTCGGTCCAGGATCCCAGCTGGCGAGCGCCCCACTATCTGCGGTGAATGTGGCAAGAGCTTCCGGCAGAGTTCGGACCTGGTGAAACACCAGCGGACACACACGGGCGAGAAGCCGTACAAGTGCGGCATCTGTGGCAAGGGCTTTGGCGACAGTTCTGCCCGCATAAAGCACCAGCGGACACACCGAGGGGAGCAGCCCCCCCGGCCCGTGGTGCCCCGGCGGCAGCCATCTCGAGCTGCCACGGCAGCCGCCCAGGGACCTAAGGCCCAGGACAAGCCATACATCTGCACCGATTGTGGCAAAAGATTTGTGCTCAGCTGCAGCCTCCTGAGCCACCAACGCAGTCACCTGGGGCCCAAGCCCTTCGGCTGCGATGTGTGTGGAAAGGAGTTTGCCCGGGGCTCAGATCTGGTGAAGCATCTGCGAGTGCACACGGGAGAGAAGCCCTACCTCTGCCCCGAGTGTGGCAAGGGCTTCGCTGACAGCTCTGCGCGGGTCAAGCACCTCCGCACCCACAGTGGCGAAAGGCCTCACGCCTGTCCCGAGTGTGACCGTACCTTCAGCCTCAGCTCCACCCTCCTCCGCCACCGCCTCACTCACATGGAGCCCCAGGACTTCAGCTTCCCAGGCTACCCTCTGGCCCCCCTgatccccagcccaccccccagcTCCAGCCCGCCCCCACCTCCTCTAGGCACCAGCCCCCCGCTGACGCCTCGAAGCCCTTCACACTCAGGAGATGGCCCTTTTGGCCTGCCTGGCTTGGAGCCGGAGCCCGGGGGCCCACAGGCTGGAGAGCCGCCACCACCACTGGAGGGTGACAAGCCCCACAAGTGCCCTGAGTGTGGCAAGGGCTTCCGCCGGAGCTCGGACCTGGTGAAACACCATCGTGTACACACGGGGGAAAAACCCTACCTCTGCCCAGAATGCGGCAAAGGTTTTGCCGACAGCTCAGCCCGAGTCAAGCACCTCCGCACCCATCGTGGGGAACGGGCTaggccaccaccaccatccactCTCCTGAGGCCACATAACCCCCCTGGCCCAGCACCCACTGCCCCTCGATCACGAGTCCGGGCTCAGCCCTCTGGACCCAGCCAGCCCCATGTGTGCGGCTTCTGCGGGAAGGAGTTTCCCCGGAGCTCAGACCTGGTCAAACACAGGCGCACACACACTGGGGAGAAGCCATACAAGTGTGCAGAGTGTGGCAAGGGCTTTGGTGACAGTTCTGCCCGTATCAAGCACCAGCGTGGGCACCTGATCCTGAGGCCCTTTGGAACAGGAGATGGTCGGGCAAGGCCCCTCAAAGAGGAGCCACCAATGGGACTGGAATGA